The following coding sequences are from one Macaca mulatta isolate MMU2019108-1 chromosome 7, T2T-MMU8v2.0, whole genome shotgun sequence window:
- the LOC144330299 gene encoding uncharacterized protein LOC144330299 isoform X2 yields the protein MLQTAEPGSRRLHRQQGSRSALRTGPSVPGGPGLCFRRRWGLTSHGVDHGSGGLGKGTRGNTPNLWRFSAVVKCTPAVPFFSLPSSRGRREGPPQAKSLSVTFLQNSSWNQMLCQRKFSERSRRYVCWSIGCQR from the exons ATGCTTCAGACTGCGGAGCCGGGATCCCGCCGCCTGCACCGACAGCAAGGATCCCGCAGCGCCCTCCGCACCGGCCCCTCGGTCCCCGGGGGCCCAGGACTTTGTTTCCGAAGGCGCTGGGGCCTGACATCCCACGGGGTCGACCACGGCTCCGGCGGGCTGGGGAAAGGGACCCGCGGGAACACCCCCAATCTCTGGCGGTTCTCAGCGGTTGTAAAATGCACCCCCGCGGTTCCCTTCTTCAGCCTTCCCTCCTCCCGAGGCCGCAGAGAAGGGCCACCACAGGCGAAAAGCCTAAG TGTGACATTTCTTCAGAATTCGTCCTGGAATCAAATGTTATGCCAAAGGAAATTTTCTGAAAG